One part of the Syntrophales bacterium genome encodes these proteins:
- the dxs gene encoding 1-deoxy-D-xylulose-5-phosphate synthase encodes MTEKERYAILSEINSPADIRKLSLPELIILAQEIREKMLDTVSRRGGHLAPSLGVVELTLALHYVFNTPRDLLVWDVGHQTYAHKIITGRRERFETLRQLNGLSGFPKRAESPYDTFDVGHSGTSISAAAGMAEARCLKKEDFLVIAVIGDGAMSTGMSFEGLNWAGDRHKNLIIILNDNEMSISPNVGALSSYLNRVMTGQTVNKLRTEMKTFLKSIPGIGEQMLKFSRQVEESLKTFFVPGAIFEELGFTYIGPLEGNRLDHLIRNLQNVKELEGPVLVHVVTKKGKGYKFAEDNPSRFHGIAPFDLQTGKNLAESGPPTPASYTKVFGKTLVKLAQDNPRLVAITAAMPEGTGLDAFGKQFPERFYDVGIAEQHGATFAAGLATQGLVPVVAIYSTFMQRAYDQVIHDICLQKLHVVIAMDRGGFVGEDGPTHHGMFDFSFLRAVPNLIVMAPKDENELQHMLKTAVECDLPVSLRYPRGAGVGAILDEAPQTLPIGKGEIVFDQKGAELAIIAIGACVHPAVTAARILQAEGIPTLVINARFVKPLDEELLIETAKKIKKFITVEENALMGGFGSAVLELLADNGASGVTVTRLGVPDEFAPHGPVRELRRMFGLDAEGIAAAARKMMA; translated from the coding sequence ATGACGGAAAAAGAACGATACGCCATTCTCTCAGAGATAAACAGTCCCGCGGATATCAGAAAACTCTCTCTTCCCGAACTTATCATTTTGGCGCAGGAGATCCGGGAAAAGATGCTGGACACCGTCTCCCGGCGAGGCGGGCACCTCGCCCCCTCCCTCGGAGTGGTTGAGCTGACGCTCGCCCTTCACTACGTTTTCAACACCCCCCGCGATCTGCTCGTCTGGGACGTCGGTCATCAAACCTACGCCCACAAGATCATCACCGGGCGCAGAGAGCGTTTCGAGACGCTCCGGCAGTTAAATGGGCTGAGCGGCTTCCCGAAGCGGGCGGAGAGCCCCTACGACACCTTCGATGTCGGGCACAGCGGTACATCCATCTCGGCAGCGGCGGGCATGGCGGAGGCGCGCTGCCTGAAGAAAGAGGATTTCCTGGTCATCGCCGTCATCGGCGACGGGGCAATGTCCACCGGGATGTCCTTTGAAGGGCTGAACTGGGCGGGCGACCGGCACAAGAATTTGATCATCATCCTCAACGACAACGAGATGTCCATCTCGCCCAATGTCGGCGCCCTGTCTTCGTATCTCAACCGGGTCATGACCGGACAGACGGTTAACAAACTCCGCACGGAGATGAAAACCTTTTTAAAATCGATCCCCGGAATCGGCGAACAGATGCTGAAGTTCTCCCGCCAGGTTGAGGAATCGCTGAAAACCTTTTTCGTTCCCGGGGCAATTTTCGAGGAGCTGGGGTTCACCTACATCGGCCCCCTGGAGGGAAACCGCCTCGATCATCTGATCCGGAACCTGCAAAACGTGAAGGAGCTGGAAGGTCCTGTGCTGGTTCACGTCGTAACGAAGAAGGGAAAGGGTTACAAGTTCGCAGAAGATAATCCCTCCCGGTTTCACGGTATTGCGCCTTTCGACCTCCAGACCGGCAAGAACCTCGCGGAAAGCGGCCCCCCGACCCCTGCCTCCTATACCAAGGTGTTCGGCAAAACCCTGGTGAAACTCGCGCAGGACAACCCGCGTCTCGTGGCAATTACGGCGGCGATGCCTGAAGGAACAGGCCTCGACGCCTTTGGCAAGCAGTTTCCGGAACGTTTTTACGATGTGGGCATAGCCGAACAGCATGGCGCGACCTTTGCCGCCGGCCTCGCCACGCAGGGACTCGTTCCGGTAGTGGCGATCTACTCCACCTTTATGCAGCGGGCTTATGATCAGGTAATCCACGATATCTGCCTGCAAAAACTGCATGTAGTAATCGCGATGGACCGCGGCGGCTTTGTCGGCGAGGACGGGCCGACGCATCACGGAATGTTCGATTTTTCCTTTCTCCGGGCCGTTCCCAACCTGATCGTGATGGCGCCCAAGGATGAAAATGAGCTGCAGCACATGCTGAAAACGGCAGTGGAGTGCGACCTGCCCGTCTCGCTCCGCTACCCCCGGGGCGCAGGGGTGGGAGCAATACTCGACGAGGCGCCGCAAACCCTGCCGATCGGCAAAGGCGAGATCGTCTTTGACCAAAAGGGGGCAGAACTGGCCATAATCGCAATCGGCGCCTGCGTTCATCCGGCCGTGACGGCCGCCCGCATTCTTCAGGCGGAGGGAATCCCGACTCTGGTGATAAACGCCCGGTTCGTTAAGCCGCTCGATGAGGAACTGCTGATAGAAACGGCTAAAAAGATTAAAAAATTCATAACAGTAGAGGAAAACGCCCTGATGGGCGGCTTCGGAAGCGCCGTTTTGGAACTGCTGGCGGATAACGGCGCAAGCGGGGTAACGGTCACCCGCCTCGGCGTACCGGATGAATTTGCGCCGCATGGCCCCGTGCGGGAGCTGCGACGCATGTTCGGGCTCGATGCGGAAGGCATTGCCGCCGCAGCGCGCAAGATGATGGCATAA
- the xseA gene encoding exodeoxyribonuclease VII large subunit, with protein sequence MNTGYLSEIISVSALNDRIKSLLEEELSFVRVEGEVSNLRRPPSGHVYFTLKDAKSQIRAVIFKNPYGARKSGLSEFAVEEGMSIVCLARVTVYPPRGEYQLIVETVEPRGLGALQKAFEQLKARLAVEGLFEAGRKKPLPFLPGKIGVITSPSGAVIRDILTVTRRRFSSIDILIAPVRVQGSEAPAEIIKAFGYLHTFGDVDVIILARGGGSLEDLAPFNDERVARTIAASRIPVISAIGHETDFTIADFAADLRAATPSAAAELAVPRRDELLDSVERLRGSLAQRFRQQMAKRQASAASLQQRLRDPRRRLADALLALDDYSERIKLAALRQREMQRKELAGLALRLNFQNPCSIIEGNRAVLNDRGRALQAAWEKLFSLRKNHAAGTSAVLASLNPLAVLKRGYSIARRLPDGRIIRRTADAAIGQEIEILIAEGKLSAKITSL encoded by the coding sequence GTGAATACGGGATATTTATCAGAAATTATTAGCGTTTCGGCGTTAAACGACCGGATCAAGAGCCTCCTGGAAGAGGAGCTGTCCTTTGTGCGGGTCGAAGGCGAGGTGTCCAATCTGCGGCGGCCACCCTCCGGACACGTCTATTTCACGCTCAAGGACGCGAAAAGCCAGATCCGGGCGGTGATCTTCAAAAATCCCTACGGCGCCCGAAAAAGCGGCTTGTCGGAATTTGCCGTCGAAGAGGGGATGAGCATTGTCTGTCTGGCGCGGGTTACGGTCTATCCGCCTCGGGGTGAGTACCAGCTCATCGTCGAAACCGTGGAACCGCGCGGACTGGGTGCGCTCCAGAAGGCCTTTGAACAGCTTAAGGCCCGCCTTGCCGTCGAGGGGCTTTTCGAGGCCGGACGGAAAAAACCGCTGCCGTTTCTGCCGGGAAAGATCGGGGTAATCACCTCCCCTTCCGGCGCCGTTATCCGGGATATCCTGACGGTCACCCGCCGGCGCTTTTCCTCTATCGATATTTTGATCGCCCCGGTGCGCGTTCAGGGAAGCGAGGCGCCGGCGGAAATAATAAAGGCTTTTGGCTATTTGCATACATTCGGGGATGTTGACGTGATCATTCTCGCCCGGGGCGGCGGGTCGCTGGAGGATCTTGCCCCGTTCAACGACGAAAGGGTGGCCCGGACGATTGCCGCCTCCCGGATCCCGGTTATCTCGGCGATAGGACATGAAACGGATTTCACGATTGCCGACTTCGCGGCCGACCTGCGCGCGGCGACTCCTTCAGCGGCGGCGGAACTGGCCGTCCCCCGGCGCGACGAGCTGCTCGACAGCGTCGAGAGGCTCCGCGGCAGTCTGGCGCAGCGCTTCCGCCAGCAGATGGCCAAGCGCCAGGCGTCCGCAGCCTCCCTTCAGCAAAGGCTCCGGGATCCGCGAAGACGGCTTGCCGATGCGCTGTTGGCCCTCGATGATTACAGCGAACGGATCAAACTTGCCGCCCTTCGCCAGCGGGAAATGCAGCGCAAGGAGCTGGCCGGATTGGCCCTCCGCCTGAATTTTCAGAATCCATGCTCAATTATCGAAGGAAATCGAGCTGTTTTGAACGACAGGGGCCGCGCCCTGCAGGCAGCCTGGGAAAAGTTGTTTTCCTTGCGAAAAAATCACGCGGCAGGGACCTCCGCCGTACTTGCGTCGCTGAACCCGCTGGCCGTGCTGAAGCGGGGGTACAGCATCGCCCGCCGCCTGCCGGACGGCCGCATCATCCGTCGGACAGCAGACGCCGCAATCGGGCAGGAAATTGAAATCCTCATTGCGGAGGGTAAACTGAGCGCGAAAATTACCAGCCTGTAA
- the tmk gene encoding dTMP kinase, with product MNRFITFDGIEGCGKTTQLRLAEAWLRSRGLPVLATAEPGGTPLGVKIRELLLNRRSWNIGAEAELLLFAAARAQHVAETIIPALNDGKWVLCDRYTDATVAYQGFGRGINTELIRWLNEFSSRSLEPELTLLFDLPVEAGLRRARTRAAGSAPDSAEDRFEQEETNFHQRVRDGYLQLAEAAPERFRLVNASGTPEEIQREVRRLLTALLGTNQ from the coding sequence GTGAATAGATTTATCACATTCGACGGCATAGAGGGATGCGGCAAGACCACGCAGTTACGACTCGCCGAGGCGTGGCTGCGCAGTCGGGGCCTGCCTGTCCTCGCCACTGCCGAACCGGGCGGTACGCCCCTTGGTGTGAAGATCCGCGAGCTGTTGCTGAACCGCCGCTCCTGGAATATCGGCGCCGAGGCGGAACTGCTGCTGTTTGCGGCAGCCCGCGCCCAGCATGTGGCAGAAACGATTATTCCGGCGTTGAACGACGGAAAATGGGTTCTGTGCGATCGCTATACGGATGCGACCGTGGCCTATCAGGGATTCGGACGGGGGATAAATACCGAATTAATCCGATGGTTAAACGAGTTTTCGTCGCGCAGTCTGGAACCGGAGCTTACCCTGCTGTTCGATTTGCCGGTCGAAGCCGGCCTGCGGCGGGCCCGGACGCGGGCGGCGGGGAGCGCCCCCGACAGCGCGGAGGATCGTTTCGAACAGGAAGAGACGAACTTCCACCAACGGGTAAGGGATGGTTATCTGCAGCTTGCCGAAGCGGCGCCTGAGCGCTTCCGGCTTGTCAATGCGTCCGGAACTCCGGAGGAAATCCAGCGGGAGGTTCGCCGTCTGCTGACGGCATTGCTCGGCACAAATCAGTAG
- a CDS encoding 2-isopropylmalate synthase, with translation MEKVLIFDTTLRDGEQSPGASMNPEEKLRIARQLERMGTDIIEAGFPVASEGDFASVQQIAREIRGCQIAALARANKDDIDRAWQSVAEAANPRIHTFISSSDIHLQYQLKKSRSQVLEEAIAAVAHAHTLTANVEFSPMDATRSDRDYLCQMVEAVIAAGATTVNIPDTVGYAIPDEFGALIALLFKRVPNIGQAVISVHCHNDLGLAAANTLAAVQNGARQVECTINGIGERAGNCALEEVVMALKTRKDLFGLYTGIKSEYIHQASLLLTQITGVPVQPNKAIVGANAFAHESGIHQDGMIKEKITYEIMTPQSVGISESSMVLGKHSGRHAIAKRLKEIGYDLAGAELNRVFVRFKELADVKKAIFDEDLEAIVYEETSRQEEKYRFVYLNVVSGSQTVATATMQMEVDGKMVQDAGFGVGPVDAIFTAIRKITQTDYPLLKYAVNAITGGADAQGEATVQLKFDGRSAVGRGAHPDVLVASAKAYINALNRLVWLSKDLRKVPVV, from the coding sequence ATGGAGAAGGTATTAATTTTCGATACAACCCTGAGGGACGGCGAGCAGTCGCCGGGGGCCAGCATGAATCCGGAGGAGAAGCTCCGGATCGCCCGTCAGTTGGAGCGGATGGGGACGGATATCATCGAGGCCGGCTTCCCCGTTGCCTCGGAGGGCGACTTTGCCTCGGTGCAGCAGATTGCCCGGGAGATCAGGGGCTGTCAGATCGCGGCCTTGGCCCGGGCCAACAAGGACGACATCGACCGCGCCTGGCAATCCGTTGCCGAGGCGGCCAACCCCCGCATCCATACATTTATTTCCTCCTCCGACATCCATCTTCAGTACCAGCTCAAGAAGTCCCGCAGCCAGGTGCTCGAGGAGGCGATCGCCGCCGTCGCCCATGCCCACACCCTGACGGCCAACGTGGAATTCTCGCCGATGGACGCCACCCGCAGCGACCGGGACTATCTCTGTCAGATGGTCGAGGCAGTCATCGCCGCGGGGGCGACAACGGTGAACATCCCCGACACGGTCGGTTACGCCATCCCCGATGAGTTCGGGGCGCTCATCGCCCTGCTCTTTAAGCGGGTGCCGAACATCGGTCAGGCGGTAATCTCCGTTCACTGCCATAACGATCTGGGGCTGGCTGCGGCCAACACGCTGGCCGCCGTGCAAAACGGCGCGCGCCAGGTGGAGTGCACGATCAACGGGATCGGCGAGCGGGCGGGCAACTGCGCCCTGGAGGAGGTTGTCATGGCGCTCAAAACCCGCAAGGATCTCTTCGGCCTTTACACGGGGATCAAAAGCGAATACATCCACCAGGCCTCGCTGCTGTTGACGCAGATCACCGGCGTTCCCGTCCAGCCGAACAAGGCAATCGTCGGGGCCAACGCCTTTGCCCATGAATCGGGAATCCACCAGGATGGGATGATCAAGGAGAAAATCACCTACGAGATCATGACCCCCCAGTCTGTTGGCATTTCGGAAAGCAGCATGGTGCTGGGGAAGCACTCGGGCCGCCACGCCATCGCCAAGCGCCTCAAGGAGATTGGTTACGATCTGGCCGGGGCGGAGCTCAACCGGGTCTTTGTCCGCTTCAAGGAGCTGGCCGACGTGAAAAAGGCGATCTTTGACGAGGACCTCGAGGCGATCGTTTACGAAGAGACCTCCCGGCAGGAGGAAAAATACCGCTTTGTTTACCTGAACGTGGTCAGCGGCTCCCAGACGGTGGCCACGGCGACGATGCAGATGGAAGTGGACGGGAAGATGGTTCAGGACGCCGGATTTGGCGTCGGGCCGGTGGATGCGATTTTTACGGCGATCCGCAAGATCACGCAAACCGACTACCCGCTTTTGAAATACGCGGTGAACGCCATAACCGGGGGGGCGGACGCCCAGGGCGAGGCCACGGTTCAGCTCAAATTCGACGGCCGTTCCGCCGTGGGCCGGGGGGCTCATCCCGACGTGCTGGTTGCCTCGGCCAAGGCCTATATCAACGCGCTGAACCGTCTTGTCTGGTTGAGCAAGGATCTCCGCAAGGTTCCGGTTGTATAA
- a CDS encoding 4Fe-4S binding protein, which produces MAHFITDECISCGSCQSVCPVEAISEGDDRYVIDAKLCTDCGTCAEQCPVEAIKPAE; this is translated from the coding sequence ATGGCGCATTTTATTACCGATGAGTGCATTTCCTGTGGATCATGTCAGAGTGTATGTCCGGTAGAGGCAATCAGCGAGGGCGACGATAGGTATGTAATCGACGCCAAGCTCTGCACGGACTGTGGAACATGCGCAGAACAGTGCCCTGTGGAAGCGATCAAACCGGCAGAGTAG
- the ispH gene encoding 4-hydroxy-3-methylbut-2-enyl diphosphate reductase, with product MGIKLAKTAGFCMGVKRAVEMVLEMASQQGHATIYTYGPLIHNPQTIELLRERGIIPLRRPEELETVPEGASVVIRAHGIPPREREKLEDKGFKIIDATCPKVTRVQMIIRKHASKGFTVLIAGDREHPEVNGLLGFAGDAGVIIGSPDDVDALPAFDKVCVVAQTTQSLNVYNEMVEKVTARFPDAVIFNTICDSTEKRQTEIESLAAESDAVFVVGGKNSANTRRLAELAILKNKPAFHIETADELHGIDLEPYRQIGVSAGASTPNWIIDRVVDHLNSRMGKREEMLHRLFKIWVFAVRADIYSAIGAGFLSLTAMLLQGLPIAPLPIFTASFYVYSMHVLNRFINRKTSSISSFREESYLIHEQRYLTLAACAIIVALFLAFTAGKKSFLVLFTISLLGILYNMRFLPFGFRFKSLRDIPGSKNISTAFAWAIAAALLPRLEDGSLLHAGLWVSFIFTAGIVFIRSAMSDILDIQRDRLIGQETLPVLLGEKKTLVILKTICLFLFVLLPLSAVAGWSATLGFFQLIAIFYMWICFKLYDRRSAFSGVVLEGFLESGYVVAGISSLLWLLATGALTR from the coding sequence ATGGGCATCAAACTGGCAAAAACTGCCGGGTTCTGCATGGGGGTCAAGCGGGCGGTCGAGATGGTCCTCGAGATGGCAAGCCAGCAGGGACACGCAACCATCTACACGTATGGCCCGCTGATTCACAACCCCCAGACCATTGAGCTGCTGCGGGAAAGGGGGATTATCCCGCTCAGGCGACCCGAAGAGCTGGAAACTGTTCCGGAGGGGGCGTCAGTCGTTATCCGCGCCCACGGCATCCCGCCCCGGGAGAGGGAAAAACTGGAAGATAAAGGGTTCAAGATCATTGACGCCACCTGTCCGAAGGTAACCCGGGTGCAGATGATCATCCGCAAACACGCTTCCAAGGGCTTTACGGTTCTGATCGCCGGCGACCGGGAACATCCGGAGGTAAACGGCCTGCTTGGTTTTGCCGGCGATGCAGGGGTGATAATCGGGTCTCCCGATGACGTTGATGCGCTGCCGGCCTTTGACAAGGTATGCGTGGTAGCCCAGACAACGCAGAGTCTCAATGTCTATAATGAGATGGTGGAAAAAGTGACGGCGCGTTTTCCCGATGCGGTCATTTTCAACACGATCTGCGACTCAACCGAAAAACGTCAGACCGAGATCGAATCGCTCGCCGCGGAGTCCGACGCCGTTTTCGTCGTCGGAGGAAAAAACAGCGCCAATACAAGACGTCTGGCGGAGCTCGCAATCCTCAAGAACAAGCCTGCTTTCCATATAGAAACCGCCGATGAATTGCATGGCATCGATCTGGAGCCGTACCGGCAGATCGGCGTATCAGCCGGCGCCTCAACCCCCAACTGGATAATCGACCGCGTCGTTGACCATCTGAACAGCCGGATGGGAAAGCGGGAGGAAATGCTCCATCGTCTCTTCAAGATTTGGGTCTTTGCGGTGCGTGCGGATATCTACTCGGCGATTGGCGCGGGGTTCCTGTCGCTTACCGCAATGCTCCTCCAGGGGCTGCCGATTGCCCCCCTCCCCATTTTTACCGCCTCTTTTTACGTTTACTCCATGCACGTGCTGAACCGCTTCATCAATAGAAAGACGAGCAGCATCAGCTCCTTCCGCGAGGAGTCATACCTTATTCATGAACAACGCTATCTGACGCTCGCGGCCTGTGCAATCATCGTCGCGCTTTTTCTCGCCTTCACCGCCGGAAAAAAGTCTTTCCTTGTCCTTTTTACAATCTCCCTGCTCGGCATCCTTTACAATATGAGATTCCTGCCGTTTGGCTTCCGCTTTAAAAGCCTCCGGGACATTCCTGGCTCGAAGAACATCTCCACCGCCTTCGCCTGGGCGATAGCCGCCGCCCTGCTCCCCCGGCTTGAGGATGGCTCCCTGCTGCACGCCGGCCTCTGGGTCTCGTTTATCTTCACGGCAGGCATCGTTTTTATCCGCTCGGCGATGTCGGACATCCTCGACATCCAGCGTGACCGTCTGATCGGCCAGGAGACGCTGCCCGTTTTGCTCGGCGAGAAGAAAACGCTCGTCATTCTCAAGACAATCTGCCTTTTTCTCTTTGTTCTGCTGCCCCTTTCCGCCGTTGCCGGCTGGTCGGCAACGCTCGGTTTTTTCCAGTTGATCGCCATTTTTTATATGTGGATTTGTTTCAAACTATATGATAGAAGGTCGGCGTTTTCCGGGGTCGTGTTGGAGGGATTTCTGGAAAGCGGTTATGTTGTCGCCGGGATAAGCTCTTTGCTCTGGCTTCTGGCAACAGGCGCTCTGACCCGGTGA
- a CDS encoding TlyA family RNA methyltransferase translates to MKKSPKIRLDSLLLQRELACDLKHAQALILSGAVLANDQVADKAGGLFPADVNIRLRGDANLYVSRGGIKLNGALQAFGFSVQGLVALDVGASTGGFTDCLLQAGAKKVYAVDVGYGQLAWKLRSDPRVVNIERTNIRNYDSSAIGDDISLAVIDASFISLRTVIPSVLGMIKNGAFLICLVKPQFEVARGEVGEKGVVRDPLLHERTLAELEAFCRGIGLEVLGRCDSPITGPAGNREFFLYLKKGFQLTVDGFRLKKP, encoded by the coding sequence ATGAAAAAAAGTCCTAAAATTCGCCTCGACAGCCTGCTTCTCCAAAGGGAACTTGCCTGCGACCTCAAGCATGCCCAGGCGCTGATCCTCTCCGGAGCAGTCCTGGCCAATGACCAGGTAGCCGATAAGGCAGGCGGCCTGTTTCCGGCTGACGTAAATATCCGCCTCCGGGGCGACGCCAACCTTTATGTGAGCCGGGGCGGGATAAAACTGAACGGCGCCCTCCAGGCTTTCGGATTTTCCGTCCAGGGTCTCGTCGCCCTTGACGTCGGCGCCTCCACCGGCGGCTTTACCGACTGCCTGCTCCAGGCGGGGGCAAAAAAGGTTTATGCGGTGGATGTCGGCTACGGGCAGCTCGCCTGGAAGCTTAGGAGCGACCCCCGCGTCGTCAATATCGAACGGACAAACATCCGCAATTATGATAGTTCGGCAATTGGGGACGACATAAGTCTGGCCGTGATCGATGCCTCCTTCATCTCGCTGCGGACTGTCATCCCGTCGGTACTCGGGATGATAAAAAACGGGGCGTTCTTGATCTGTCTCGTCAAGCCGCAGTTCGAGGTCGCCCGGGGAGAGGTCGGGGAAAAGGGCGTCGTTCGGGACCCGCTCCTTCACGAACGCACCCTGGCGGAGCTGGAAGCCTTTTGCCGCGGAATCGGGCTCGAAGTTTTGGGACGTTGCGACTCCCCGATAACAGGCCCGGCGGGAAACAGGGAATTTTTTCTCTATTTAAAAAAGGGTTTCCAGTTGACGGTTGACGGTTTCCGGTTGAAAAAACCGTGA
- a CDS encoding polyprenyl synthetase family protein, with the protein MNPEFYLPDYLERQRKLIDNALCVYFSEEAAEYKTICAAARYSLLAGGKRIRPVLCLAAAEASGARGEEVLPAACALEMIHTYSLIHDDLPEMDNDDYRRGKLTSHKVFGEDMAVLAGDALLTEAFHLLTDREKMPKTPPERLLTVACEIAEAAGYRGMVGGQALDVRAEGKKGDLESLCTIHRHKTGAMLRVSLRAGAILAGADKSALAALSAYGERIGLAFQIADDILNVEGDSQLMGKKTGSDAELGKVTFPQLLGIDVSRTRAAELVREAISLIDDFGDRATPLRAIAKYILDRKS; encoded by the coding sequence GTGAACCCTGAATTTTACCTGCCCGATTACCTCGAAAGGCAAAGAAAACTTATAGATAATGCCCTCTGCGTTTATTTTTCCGAGGAAGCGGCGGAGTACAAAACGATCTGCGCCGCCGCCCGCTACAGCCTGCTTGCCGGCGGCAAGAGAATCCGACCTGTGCTCTGCTTAGCCGCCGCGGAGGCCAGCGGCGCAAGGGGAGAAGAGGTTCTGCCGGCTGCCTGCGCGCTGGAGATGATCCACACCTATTCGCTAATCCACGATGATCTGCCGGAAATGGACAACGACGACTACCGCCGGGGGAAATTAACCTCGCACAAGGTCTTCGGCGAGGATATGGCGGTGCTCGCCGGCGACGCCCTTCTGACGGAGGCGTTTCATCTCTTGACAGATCGGGAGAAAATGCCGAAAACACCCCCGGAGCGGCTTTTGACTGTTGCCTGCGAGATCGCCGAGGCGGCCGGCTATCGGGGAATGGTGGGGGGGCAGGCGCTCGATGTCCGCGCGGAAGGGAAAAAGGGCGATCTGGAGAGCCTCTGCACAATCCACCGGCACAAAACCGGCGCGATGCTGCGCGTCTCACTGAGGGCAGGGGCCATTCTTGCCGGAGCCGACAAAAGCGCCCTCGCTGCCCTTTCCGCCTACGGGGAGAGGATCGGGCTCGCCTTTCAAATCGCCGACGATATCCTGAATGTTGAGGGAGATTCGCAGCTTATGGGTAAAAAAACGGGGAGCGACGCGGAGCTCGGGAAGGTCACCTTTCCGCAGCTTCTGGGAATAGACGTCTCGCGCACCCGGGCTGCCGAACTTGTGAGGGAAGCGATTTCACTAATTGATGACTTTGGCGACAGGGCGACGCCGCTGCGGGCCATAGCCAAGTACATACTGGACAGGAAATCATAA
- a CDS encoding exodeoxyribonuclease VII small subunit — MSKEKFEVMLAKLEEIVRRMETGEMTLEESLAAFEEGIKLSRNCAKTLDEAQRKVEILLQEGEKLTTAPFVGAESEP; from the coding sequence ATGTCCAAAGAAAAATTTGAGGTAATGCTGGCGAAACTCGAAGAGATTGTCCGCCGGATGGAAACGGGGGAGATGACGCTGGAGGAATCCCTCGCCGCCTTTGAAGAGGGGATCAAGCTTTCCCGCAACTGCGCAAAAACACTGGATGAAGCGCAGCGGAAGGTGGAAATTCTGCTGCAGGAGGGGGAAAAACTCACAACCGCGCCCTTTGTCGGAGCTGAAAGTGAACCCTGA
- a CDS encoding NifU family protein, producing MQDKVKKAIDKIRPSLQADGGDIEFVDVDEKGVVKVRLTGACHGCPMAQMTLKNGVEQFLKKEIPEVTAVVSA from the coding sequence ATGCAGGACAAAGTTAAAAAGGCCATTGACAAGATACGGCCGTCTCTTCAGGCTGACGGCGGAGATATTGAGTTCGTGGATGTGGACGAAAAGGGGGTTGTCAAGGTGCGTCTGACCGGCGCCTGCCATGGCTGCCCAATGGCACAGATGACGTTGAAAAACGGCGTGGAGCAGTTCCTTAAGAAGGAGATCCCCGAAGTCACAGCCGTGGTTTCAGCTTAG